In the genome of Vespa crabro chromosome 1, iyVesCrab1.2, whole genome shotgun sequence, the window CTAGTATGTctgaaaatatcaaataattcatAGACATTTGATTAGATATGTCAAAACATACTTGACACATGCCAGGTGGTTAAGTGCTTGACAACATAAAAGTTATACAAAATGATaagcaatattattttaaaatgacaatgaaaaaaaaagaaaataagaatttttaatgaatacaattaaaaatcgtTGCATCTAAAATCATGATGGaatcaatgataattataaaagtgaaAGCATGCAACAAACCTACCTTCGGCGATTAATCTGTTCACACGAAGTTTTACATTATTGATTTCCAAAATTTGTCCGACATATTCATTTGTATTTGTTCCCCCATTTAAGTATCCTATAGCAGATCGTATATAATCCGacatgtttatttaaaattcttgttaaattatccggaaagttttcttttattgtaatcgtgCGAATAACTGATGCCACCCAGCCATATTGGCTTCCCCACATCATCTACGTAACGTATCGTACGCATGCTTACGAAAGTGAACGTCAGTAAggcaattaaaattttgaattatatttttaataaaacatttaaaaatccaaaaaattagtcgttaataatcttaacttatatatttgttctATCCGAATTTATTGTAGTACCTTTTTATATCTggctaaataatattttttttaaagaaattcgataaTCGTTCGATAGATGGATTGGATTGCGCGATTTCGAAGTAAGTTAACAcaataaagttatatatatatatatatatgtttcaatACAACTTTTAATCATCACGTTAAAATTCTTTgaacattatcattatatttttaatgaaataataagttatttaattatttttgcaatttttaaaGATGCACGTATATTTATACGCATTACTTAAAAATGTGTACATTTCCCATATAAAGTACATTGTAATTAGAtgaatcatatattttaacaaaattaaaataattccaattataaatatacatttctaATTATGATGAATGTTAAGTAAAAATTGTTACttcttatttaattcaaaataGGAATCAGGAATAGAAAGTAGCACGTTGATATCTATCAGTTGATATCTATTTTCATGTGCTTTTCATGTGACCAGATACAGAATTAGGTTAGTTCATATTTTTACACTATTCAATTAGAAGTTGGCTTactatatcgtatatacgatattatatatatatatatataaaacaagaaaaatgtttacaGTTATAACTTTTTGTTTACTTCTAAGATTAAtctcgttaataaatttttaaagtttGTATATAACCTTATGCATGTGATCTAATCCCAGTAAAATTATGTTCATAGATTTATGCTTCATTGAAgtattctatataaatttagttattttatagttaaatactttaaaaattctataattaaatgaatatacaaaataattaaaaaattaaactataaatttatatgtacagGTTTTTATGAAGTCAGTTAAATCTTCGTAAcatttagattattattattaatccttaCTATTGATTCagtatgttttattttaatgagaattttgatataatggtagtatatttataattttattttatatagagtAGCATATTTCTTAACTATTTTTAGTTACTCAAGGTCAAATGTGTACAAACCTCTCAGAACATATTTAACTGATCATTTTTACTTGCATTTGACTTGAATGTTATACCTTTTTGTatctaattttaataagattttaattcatatatcattatattcacatgtatacttaatattttatatcagtGAGTGAtagttgataaaataaatgtttatacacaatcaaattttataggtaagttattttacttattaagtttttttataaatttgctttatacatacattaatatagacgttttaatgtaattacaaaaaatatagttctattttattatacattataaatacatataattcaACAAGAATCtctaaaataatgttatatttttaatagtatttttaataattttatatttttgaaacatTATTTTACAGAATGTCATTTCCAAATAAAGAAGATCGATTGATCTGTTGGAGTCATAGGGATGAATATTGGAAATGCTTAGATGAAGCAAAATCAGAAACGAATTGCAatgaatttagaaaaaaatatgaacaatTTTGTCCTTCTCAATGGGTAAGTCCTTCTAATaggtaattaaaatatatttctcttactTTGTTTCATTATCCATATTAAGATCAATTACTATTGATCAGGTGAAACACTTTGATCGTAAAAGGGAATATCTAAAATTTAAAGAGCGTTTGGAGCTAGAAGGATATGTTccagaagaaaaaagtcaaacatctttttaataaaacaattataacttaCAAATGAATGTATCTAAGAgtaataagtttattatttatttattacaaatttcttagttcataaaaataataaatagatactACAAATATgtgtacattttattatattaaccaCTTGTAAACTACTATTATAgagcattttttctttacttatttttcaCTAATAATGGCTTGAAAAGTACTTTGGATTCCATACTTTTTTCGTTACtcttttttgaataaaaacaCATATTCTaccaaataatttattttatgaaaatctacaaaatgatattgtaagattatttttaattatataataagcaATACTTCTAATAAAGAGTACTTTTTCCCTATATTACAGGAGATgtgattaagaagaaaaaatattcttcaaataaatcaaatatactAATACAATGTGTTGCTGaatcatcaatttttaattttcaagaacaaaaaaattattctgataaaataatgtgataatatttacattctctttaattaacatatataagGATTATGCTATTAAttttgagaaataaaattattagcaAAGTTTGCAAAGcataatttacatattaaaaaacagAAATTGTGCAATACAATGGATCTCTCTCATCTACTTCAAGAATTACAGATATGCAAAGAGAATGTTGCTATTTATAAAGttagtatgtatattatacgtccttaataactttataacattccatatcattttttagtagtactataataatatatcagaatattattttaataagaatattgaattttctatttcagaaattaataacatttaatctttcatttaaacatttattaactaaaaaaaataaagaagaatggcaattaatattattaaatataatggaaGTATTGACTAGTAATCAAGATATGGGCAAAGAATGGATTTTATTAGCCTCTCATgcatttttcatattacaaTCAGCTCAATGTGATGCCGAATCATTGCAAAGATATTTAGCATATTTTTTAGAAGTAGATTCctctgaattattttttattaataagatatataaaataaatcatctaGAATTGTTCAAGTTGGTCATTACACATGGTTACTTACAAGTtaatcagaaaaaaatatattccaatAATGTAttgtgtattatatttaaaattatttattctcattgtGTACAATATACTCCTTACTCATATTTTGCatataagatattaaatacTTGGTTAAATAGAACAATATACACAGATTTTTGGAATACGAATAGTTTATTAATAGAACAACAGTTggaaatgattatattttcaaactggtgtaattcaattaatgatattaataagcaAAATGcgacatatatttttaatacatatttaagaataatgatagaaaaatataatgggTTTTTGGAATATGTATTCAATTGTGTTGACAGTTTGTCATGgcaaaatgaaacaaaatatatcatattagcAGAA includes:
- the LOC124432741 gene encoding cytochrome c oxidase assembly factor 6 homolog — translated: MSFPNKEDRLICWSHRDEYWKCLDEAKSETNCNEFRKKYEQFCPSQWVKHFDRKREYLKFKERLELEGYVPEEKSQTSF